The segment AGCACTCGCGTTCTCGTAGCCCTCCAGCGACGCGGTGACAACGTAGTGGCCGGGAGTTAGGGTTAGCCTGCAGGGACTGGCGCAGGTCTGATTCGTGACGCTAACCCTTGCCCCAGCCGGCTCTGTGTCAACAACCAGAACTGGGAGGCGCTTTAGGGCCACCTTTATAGTTCTGGACTCGTTTGGGGTGAGGAGTACGCTGAAGTTCTCCGCGACGTAGCCATTGGCCGAGACCAGAACCTGGTGCTCGCCGGGTGAAAGCGTCACGCTCGTGTTCTTGACCTGTTCGCCGTCGATGGCCACGGAGGCATTCTCGGGGGTGACGTTGAGGACGAGAGTCGCGGGGAGGGGCTTAAGCGTGAGGTTAATCCCTTCCCTCTCCGGGACGCTGAAGCTCTCTACGGCACCGCTGTCGTTGAGAAATGCCGTTACAGTGTAGCTCCCGGGGGGCAGGTAGAAGGTGCCTGGGGAAGTGCCCCTGACGAGGACGGTGCCGCTGATGACGAGCGATGCTCCCTCCGGATCCGTTCTAACCGTTATTCGGTGGAGTTCTACTTTCTCCTCGGTAACGCGCACCAGGTCACGGGCGCGCTTGAGACTGTAGCTTATTTTGTACTTCTTCTCAGGTTTGAGCCTTATAGCCGCCGTCACGAGGGTGTGGTTGACGCCGACGCTCAGGTTGTAGGTGTCAATCCTTGGAATGTGCTCTATTCTTATGACGTCCCCGTCCGTACTCGTCCCCGTGACGTTGTACACATCGCGGGGAATCACCGGCAGGATTACGGTAAACGGGGTCGTCATCGAGGCCGCGCTGACGTTGTAGAGGTAGCCCCCGACGTATTCTACGTCCGAGACCACTTCAACGGACGAAAGGGGAGCCAGAAAGCTTGTGTTCTTAAGGGCGATTCCTGATGTTCCAAAGGGGCCTACAATCGTATAAAAGATGTACTCCAGCTTTCCATTTATGTCTTGGATGCCACTCATTAAGTAACATGGTGTTATAGTGTTATTGATCGTGAGCTTTGCAATGGTGTCCCCAACGTCCTCCAGGGTCATCGGCAGGGGTCTGTCCGTGTAATAAAAGGGGCTCCAGCTGCCCCCGCATCCCCGCCCAACGCCGAGGCTTGGCGTGGAGTTGTAAACGGGGTAGTTCTTCCACCGGTCATAAATCACTTTAACGCCGAGGATTGTGAGGTTGCCCTCAACGAGCTCCCCCGGGTTTCCCTTCCTGAACTCCACCTCGACGAGCTTTGAATGGTTCACGAAGACTCTCGCCTCGAGCTCAACGTCTCCTTTCACTCTAACGGTGTAGTTGCCGGCGGGGAGGACTAAGGCAACCGGAGCGGTAAAGGTGCCCACCCCATCAATTGTGACTTTTCCCGCTCCCTTTATGCTCAGGACACCGTATGCGGTGTTGCTGGCATTGACGGCGGGCAGTAGGGAGAGCAGGAGAACCCCAAGCAGGAACAGTCCCTTCAACCTCACCTCTTCCACCTCCTCAAGAGCGATGCAGTTAAAATGATTAGCCCAAAGACGAGGTAGTACTTCAGTGGCGTGTCTGGGGCTTTCCCAGTCCTCTCCTCCGGGAACTTGATGTTGGTATCGTAAAGAACGAACCCGTAGGGCCAGTACTCCCTGGAGAAGTCGATTTTATCGTTCATCTCCGCGGAGCAATAATTGAATGGGGCGACGAACATTATCCCGGCTACGTAGAGTTCAGGATAGGGTGAATCTATATTAATTGCGATTCCTGTGTTCAAATCGTAGAGTGATTCAAAACCGATAGAAGAGCTTAAGTAGCCTTTTTTCTGATAGAGTATCGGCAACCAGTTTGATCTAATCTTCACTAGCGGTGGGTAGAAGGTTCTAACGAAAGTGTGCACGAGTTTGTCCTGGGTGAAAGTTATGTTGTTAACCTTAAGGTCGCCCACTATCGTAAAACCATACCTTCTCAATATTGATGCTTTGTATAGCAGACTCCTCCTCTCGGGGAGGCTATATGGGAGTATAAAGAAGGAAGGCCTTCCTAGTTTGGAGCCGTTGAGGTAGTAGTACCCATCGGTGATGTTCAGAAAAAGCTTTCCTCTGAACGTTAGGGAATCAACCCAGCATCCGGGGCTCGGAGTCGCGTTCTCCAGCGTTAATGTAACCAGAACCACCGCGGAGGAGTTCGTAACGTCCGTGAGGTTAAACGTGATGAAGACAGAACCGTTGTATTGAACGATGTCCCAGATACTGTTGCTATAGTTTTCCAGTTTCTCCCGAAGCCCCCTGCACTCCTCGCCCCCGTTTTTGGCGGCGGTGGAAAGGGAGTTCCAGTTCTCCCGGGGGAGGAGAGCGGGGATGTAGAAGAAGGTATTGAAGTTTCTCCGGGTTTTTTCATTGGGGAACGCCGCGTACGTCACGTACGTCCCGTTCTTGAACCAAGGGGGAGGGGTAAAAGCGCCTGCATAGGAGACAAAAAACAATGAAAGGATGAAGAAGCCCGCGAAAGCTCTCTTCACGGCCTAACCCTCCGCTCATCCGCGGGGCCAGAGGTGGGGATTTCCGCATGTACATAGGTACGATCTCCCGTCTCCGGGTCGATGTAATCAATGTGGGCATACGCCTTTTCCCACTTCTTGACATCCACGAAAGTTTCATTGTTTATTACCTGCACCCCCTGTGCTTCTGCAACAAGGTTAGGTGAGGGTGGGTTGTGGTTCGGATCCGGGATTATGCGAACGAACCTACCGTTGCAAATGAGAACCTTGGCGTGGACGCCGGCCCAGACAAACTTAGAAGTGCCCCAGCTCTTCTCATCCACGTCGTGCTCCCATACCTCATTGCAGGATGCCGCTGTTGGAACCCGGGGTTTCCACGCTGACACCAACCCGAAGAGGAGTCCCCCGAGCAGGAGAACTCCGAGCAATTTCCTCAACCTCATAGGTGCCACCCCTGCCCCAGCAGGCAGTTTTAACTATGAATAAAAGTACATAAGTCTTTTCAGCAAACAAAACAATTTACGTTCAATATGAATGATTAAGAACATTCGTGAATACTGTTGTTCTTCAGATACTAGTATTTAATGGTCACAATGTAACGAGGGATGTTCCGGTAGGGGCCCATATCAGGCCAAAGATTGGTTCTAACGTGGTGCTTTAAATAGATAATGTTACCTTAAGTACGCATACCTGAGGCCATCGCCGTCTCAGGGGCACCTCTGATTTGGGAAGCACGTCCCGGGTTTCCGCTCTGTGTTACTCTATTTTATAGGTATTAATTGGGATATTTTAAATTGACACTATGATATTTCTGGAAAATAGAAATTCTTAAATATGCAATTTTTTCTTCAGATGTATGTGGTGACCGAAATGACCAGGGTTGTTTTCACGTTGGATGAGACCCTGACGAGCACGTACCACGACGTCCCCCTGCTGGACTTCCTCGGCTGTGCGCCCTACGACAAACTCCCCAAGTGGGTCTTCCGGGTAATGGACACCCAGCTCCCGGACGAAGACGGCATCTTAATCCAAGCGCCCTACGGCCTCCGGAAGGTCGAGGCGGCGCTCCTCAGGAATGGCTTTGGGAGGGACGAGGTAGTCGTGGCGCACCCAAGGAAGGTAGAGAGGTTCATAGGTGAGGACACGACGATAGTTTCCCTCTACGAGATGGACCCCCTCGGCCTCGGTCCGGTAAGCATGATGTTCACCAACGGCGGCCAGTGGAGGAACTACACCCGCGTTAAGTTCAGGGAGCTAGTCGAGAGGATAAACGCGGTAAGGGAAAAGAAGAACCTGGACTTCAAGCTCGTTGTCGGCGGCCCTGGAGCGTGGCAGCTCGACCTCAGGAAGGACGAGAGGGAAATGCTGAGGATAGACCATGTCGTCATAGGGGAGGCCGACCATGTTGCTGGAAGGCTCTTCAGGGAGATAGAGGCCGGAAGCGCCGACGAGACGATAGTAATCAGGGGCTGGCCGAGGGTAGAGGAGATACCCACCATCGTGGCCCCATCCTACAAGGGGCTCGTGGAGGTCATGCGGGGCTGTGGGCGGGGCTGCCGCTTCTGCGAGCCCAACCTGAGGGTTGCGCGCTTCATACCCCTCGAGAAAATCGAGAGGGAGATATGGCTCAACGTTAGGGCCGGGATAGACCACGCCTGGCTGCACAGCGAGGACATCTTCCTATACATGGTCGAGGACAGGAGGAACTTCTACCCCAACGTAGATGCCGTGGTTGAGCTCTTTGAGACCGCGAGGAAGTACACAAGAAACGTGAACCCTACCCACGGAACCGTTGCGGCAGCGCTAGCTGCGCCGGATATGATAGAGGCCATCTCGGGCATCGTTGACGCCGGCCCGAACCACTGGGTCGGCATACAGGTCGGCTTCGAAACCGCCGCCCCGGAGCTCATCGGCAGGTACATGAACAACAAGATGAAGCCGTTCTCTCCTGAGGAGTGGCCCTGGGTTCTGCTCAACGGAACCTACGTCTTCAACAGGAACTACTGGTTCCCGGCTTACACAACGATTCTGGGATTGCCAGGCGACACGGACGACTACGAGATAGAAACGGCCCGGCTGATTGTCACGATGGAGAGGAAACTCGAGGAGAATCTCGGCGAAAGGGCCCACTTCACGGTGACCCCGCTCGCCTTCGTGCCCATGGGCCTTCTGAGGGGCGAGGAGTTCTACCGCATCGAGGACATGATAACCTACGGGCAGTTCCTCCACCTCTATTACGCCTGGAAACACCTGGCGAAGGAGGTCATCCGGGGATTACCCAAGCTCCTGCGGGGAAACCCGTTCCTGATTCCCTTTTACCCCCTCGCGCGCTTCGGTGTGAGGGTCGTCCTCAGGCAGATAGAGAAGTGGGGTAAGAGAAAAGGCTATGAGGTCAGGCCCCTCGAACCACTCGATTTGCACATCGAGGTCGAGGAGCACAGATGGTATGGCCAGTCGAGTCTTGTTGAGGCCTATTAGGCCTTTATCTCCTCGTATTTCTTCTTCATCAGGAGGGCATCGCCCTCGATGTTCGGGCTCTCGCTTATGACGACGCCCTTGACCCTGAACTCCTTGAGAACCCTGAGCAGGTCTTCCCAGTTCATGTCGCTCTCCTGGAGGTTCAGGTGGTTCCTCTCGCCCTTCGAGGTGTAGTTTATGCCGCTTATGTGGATGTGCATGTTGTCGAGCGCCTCCCTGCCCAGGCGGTCCTCCATGAAGGCCAGCATCCCGCGCCACTCCTCAGCGGTGTTGAACTTCCCTACGTTTCTCGCGTAGCAGTGGGCGAAGTCTATCGTAGGCAGAACCATTTCGATCTCCTCGCTGAGCTTCACGAGTTCCCTCAGGTTTCCGAACTGGGTTGGCTTTCCGGTCAGCTCAGGTCTTACCCACACTTCGATGCCCCTGTCCTTGAGGTTGCTCACTATGTCCTCAATCTCGCCCTTTATCCTCTCGTAGACCTTCGCGGGGTCCTGCTTGAGGTAGTAGCCCGCGTGGAAAACAACGCTCCAGCCGCCGGCGTCGTGAAGCCGTTCGGCGCTTTGAATTATTCTCTTTTTGCTGGCCTCGACCTTGGCTTTCTCCGCTGCGTTGAGGTTAATGTAGTATGGAGCATGGGCCGTCAGCAGGATATCGTGCTTTTTGGCGACGTATTTTATCTTCTTGGCCAGCTCGGGCTTGATGTTGACCCCTCGGACGAATTCAAGCTCCATCGCATCGAGGCCGAGGTTTCTCACGTGGACTATCCCATCTATAGTTGAGCGCTTTGGGGTTGAGATTGGTATTCCAGCCGTTCCGAAGCGCAGCCTGTCAACTTTAAACATGCTCACCACCCAAAAGAATTAGGGGAGCCTAATTCATAAACCTATCGCTCTATCGATTCGCCCAGGGCTGCTTCGAGCCTGGAAATTGCTTCGTCCAGCTCCCTCTCGAGGTGCTCCAGCTTGCTCCTGAGCTTTTTGAGCTCCGTCGCTCTTTCCTCGATGAGTCTCTGGAGCTCCCACAGCTCCTTTTCCATGCCCTTAGCACCTGTTAGAACTTCGTCGCGCCTCTCTTCAAGCTCTGCCAACTTTTTCCGTTCCTCCTCTATCCTCCGCGCCCTCTCCTCGAGGTTATCGATGAGCCACTCCGCGGTCTTTCGGTACTTCTCCTCCAGGCCGGGGTGTATCTTCTTCACGAGGGATATGAACTCCTCTGGCTTTCTGAGTGCGACGGAGCTGTCCCTGACGAATTCCTGGGCGATGGCCTCGTGCAGGCGCAGCCTCTTAACGGGCTTTTGGAGCTTCGAGGCCTTCGAGCGTACTTCCGTTTCTTCGCTCCGTATCCTGGCCGAGAGGCTCTTTATCTCCGCCTCCAGCTCTTCCAGGCCGTGTAGGCGGCGCGATTCCTCAATCTCCGCCCGCTTCTTCTTAGCCTTCTCCTGGAGCGCGCGGATCTCGTCCGTGAGTTCTTCAATGCTTCTCCGGAGGGTTTTCTCCTCCGATAGAATCTCCCGTATTCTGATGTCCTCCAGCCCCTTCTCCACCAGCTCGTTGTAGTACCTCACGTAGTCCTCGTTCAGCTCCTTCAACAGGCGATTTATTGCGTAAACGTCCTTCTCGAAGAGGATTATGAGGTACCTTCCGTGTCCAACGTGGAGCTTCGCGAGGTCCGGGAGGCGCTTTCCCAGGTCGTCCATGTCGCCGATGCTCTCCAGGGCGTTCCTGAGGGAAGTGACGTAGCTCTTCCGCTCTGCGGTCACGATTTTCCTAATGTTTTCGTCCACGTTCTTCGGAATCTTCTTCCTTTCAAGGGAGTCTATCCTCTTCAGAACCTCCCGCAGCTTTTTCTCCAGGCGTTTGTTGTATTTTTTTCTTATTTTCTCGGCCTCTTTTGCGGCCTTCTTTCTCCTCTTATCGTACTCATCAAGCGCTTGCTCCAGCCTCAACTCTCTCCCATCCCCTAACTTTTCCTCTCATGTAGATTCCAACCAGAACCGCCACCGCGACGTCTGCCAGCGCAAACAGGAGCTTCGTGAAGACCTCTATGTCGGAGAGCGTCAGTATGGCCATCGCGTAGCGGGTGGTGAGGTCTATCGTCACCCACAGGGCCGGCATCATGAGCAGCGTTGATGTGTAGTACCAGATGTGGTGGTCCTTCCTCAGGTAGGACTGTATCACCTTACCAGTTATCATGACCGCTACCCCTATTATCAGGGAGGGGTTGAGTGCGTTGATGTAGATCAGCATCGCGAGGAGCGGCGTTCCTGGATAACTGCCTATCAGCTCCAGGGAGTACTCCTCGAGCCGGAAGTAGGCGTTTATCGCACCTCCTATGATGATCAGCGCTCCGGCTATGACCGAGATGACGAAGACGAACTGCTTGGCTATGGTCTCACGGACGTTGAATCTGAAGCCCTTGGTGAAGAAGTAGCCGCCGATGAAGAGCAGTATCGTGCCGGTTATCGTGGCGGAGATGATCTTAACACTCTCCGGATACCAGACGCCGATGAGGCGCGCTATCCCGTACAGCAGGAGTATCATACCCGGAATCCCAAGGACCACCTTGGCAACCTCGGGGTCGCTCAGTATCTCCTTCAGATACCGGTAGATGATGTAGTATGTCGTCTCTATGCCCTCGCTCTGTTTGACCACGACGCGGTGGGAGCTTATTATCGGTACCTTCGATGTGATTATCGGGAATATCTGCTCGTCCTCGGC is part of the Thermococcus celericrescens genome and harbors:
- a CDS encoding PEGA domain-containing protein codes for the protein MRLKGLFLLGVLLLSLLPAVNASNTAYGVLSIKGAGKVTIDGVGTFTAPVALVLPAGNYTVRVKGDVELEARVFVNHSKLVEVEFRKGNPGELVEGNLTILGVKVIYDRWKNYPVYNSTPSLGVGRGCGGSWSPFYYTDRPLPMTLEDVGDTIAKLTINNTITPCYLMSGIQDINGKLEYIFYTIVGPFGTSGIALKNTSFLAPLSSVEVVSDVEYVGGYLYNVSAASMTTPFTVILPVIPRDVYNVTGTSTDGDVIRIEHIPRIDTYNLSVGVNHTLVTAAIRLKPEKKYKISYSLKRARDLVRVTEEKVELHRITVRTDPEGASLVISGTVLVRGTSPGTFYLPPGSYTVTAFLNDSGAVESFSVPEREGINLTLKPLPATLVLNVTPENASVAIDGEQVKNTSVTLSPGEHQVLVSANGYVAENFSVLLTPNESRTIKVALKRLPVLVVDTEPAGARVSVTNQTCASPCRLTLTPGHYVVTASLEGYENASAGVYLKAGENVSVTLTLEKIKQGRTTSSVPAITPTSPTSSDQSSSSASPLDTDKGVELKLLVLALVVGITLILLRRRWRK
- a CDS encoding deoxyribonuclease IV — encoded protein: MFKVDRLRFGTAGIPISTPKRSTIDGIVHVRNLGLDAMELEFVRGVNIKPELAKKIKYVAKKHDILLTAHAPYYINLNAAEKAKVEASKKRIIQSAERLHDAGGWSVVFHAGYYLKQDPAKVYERIKGEIEDIVSNLKDRGIEVWVRPELTGKPTQFGNLRELVKLSEEIEMVLPTIDFAHCYARNVGKFNTAEEWRGMLAFMEDRLGREALDNMHIHISGINYTSKGERNHLNLQESDMNWEDLLRVLKEFRVKGVVISESPNIEGDALLMKKKYEEIKA
- a CDS encoding DUF373 family protein, producing MVDIKALILAIDRDDDFGGKAGVEGPVIGRDACIDAALKLSLADPEDSDANVVYAAVKLYDGLRESDEFEDVQVALITGHPKVGVKSDLELARQLELVLERFPADGVITVTDGAEDEQIFPIITSKVPIISSHRVVVKQSEGIETTYYIIYRYLKEILSDPEVAKVVLGIPGMILLLYGIARLIGVWYPESVKIISATITGTILLFIGGYFFTKGFRFNVRETIAKQFVFVISVIAGALIIIGGAINAYFRLEEYSLELIGSYPGTPLLAMLIYINALNPSLIIGVAVMITGKVIQSYLRKDHHIWYYTSTLLMMPALWVTIDLTTRYAMAILTLSDIEVFTKLLFALADVAVAVLVGIYMRGKVRGWERVEAGASA
- a CDS encoding B12-binding domain-containing radical SAM protein gives rise to the protein MTRVVFTLDETLTSTYHDVPLLDFLGCAPYDKLPKWVFRVMDTQLPDEDGILIQAPYGLRKVEAALLRNGFGRDEVVVAHPRKVERFIGEDTTIVSLYEMDPLGLGPVSMMFTNGGQWRNYTRVKFRELVERINAVREKKNLDFKLVVGGPGAWQLDLRKDEREMLRIDHVVIGEADHVAGRLFREIEAGSADETIVIRGWPRVEEIPTIVAPSYKGLVEVMRGCGRGCRFCEPNLRVARFIPLEKIEREIWLNVRAGIDHAWLHSEDIFLYMVEDRRNFYPNVDAVVELFETARKYTRNVNPTHGTVAAALAAPDMIEAISGIVDAGPNHWVGIQVGFETAAPELIGRYMNNKMKPFSPEEWPWVLLNGTYVFNRNYWFPAYTTILGLPGDTDDYEIETARLIVTMERKLEENLGERAHFTVTPLAFVPMGLLRGEEFYRIEDMITYGQFLHLYYAWKHLAKEVIRGLPKLLRGNPFLIPFYPLARFGVRVVLRQIEKWGKRKGYEVRPLEPLDLHIEVEEHRWYGQSSLVEAY